The Ciconia boyciana chromosome 4, ASM3463844v1, whole genome shotgun sequence DNA window TTGCTTAAGCTTTGGGTTTGTTTACTTTTAGGTTTTTGGTTCggtttttttttagcatttacaGGTGGTGCTCTATATgaacttttaaaagattatCTTCTGACTGAGGAACAGTTGGATGAAAATAACTTCCCTCGACCAAACCCTGAAAAAAGTGGTGGTGCTATACTTACTGGGGttgtaaaaaatgctgcatatgATGGTAAGTGCCTACTAGACTGCAATAAAATTGAATTTCAGTCAGTGGTTCAGAGGACAGTAAAATACACAGGTATAAAATTATACGTTACAGCAGTGTTCCATATTTAGTGCCTGCACAACAAGTGAATTCACAAGCTTTCATAGCTAAACCATGAAGCTTCATAGgtctttcttaatttttgtttcaacgTAATAATTGAAGAAGTTGCAGGTAAACTTGAATTTCTTATTGTGCTATAGAggaactttttttaatacatggcTAATCTTGGGAGGCTGCTTACGTATTGATACTCTGCTTTTGCAATTACTGTTCATGTAACTTATTTTACACTTCAATTGAGCATTTTCTAACTTTATGGTAAGCCAGCtaggaaatataatttttttttttttttttaagctctcaAAAGAGTGTGCTGTAGGTGTGGCGAAGTATATGCTGTTACTTCTTCAGGAGAATATAGACGTAAAGAAGAATGCAACTATCATTCTGGTAGAGTATTGGAACAAAAAGGTAGGTATCCTTGGCATTCAATCTTTGTGGAAGCTGTTAAAAGTTATAACATCTCATGTCAAAACTCGACAAGATCATAGTATGAAACTTTTTTGCACAAGGTTCAACTGAGATACATTCTGCTGTACTTTTGGGAATGTGGCCTGTTTTCTCTGAATATGCCATAACTTTAGGAAAACTGATGTTAATAAAACCATGTGGGAAGAAGGTGGAGAAATGTTCATTGTGTGGTCTTGTACTGAGTTCTAAGTGAACCTTGTCATCTTTTCTGAGAGACACCTTAAATACTCAGAAGCCACATTAAGTATTTCCTTCAGGGAGAACCTTCTAGAACATACTACaactttctctctcccattcaTTGGTAAACCTTGTCTTGTGGTAAACCTTGAAAACCTTGTCTTGGCCGGGGGGGGGAATGATGTACAGTTTGTAATCTTGGCATAGGTGGGACTTACTTCTTTCCACAGTGCAGTCTCAGGAgacaatggaaaagaaatttgaGAGGAGGAGTGAGGGTACTGATTTGTTTTTGCCATTGCTAGTTGCTGCAAAAACTGCTGAATTTTCGACTTTTCTTTTTGGCAGTTCCTGGTGGCATGGAAAAACACTATAGCTGTTGTGAGAGAATAGTTGGATCTGCTGGATGTCAGATTGCAAAGGTAGGAATAATGTTCTCAGAAGGTTTAAATAATGAAGTatctcagttttgctttctgtgtccTTTGACTTAAAGCTGGGTCATAGCTTTCTGTGAACAGTTTGGTATAAGCCTTTTAGGTTTACTTACTAGCATTTAGTAAATTGTGTGGCAAATATTGACAAGaagtattatatatataatatatatatatttatgctcCTGAGTCTGTTAGAGAAACAAATTGTCTGGCAATTTGGGTAAGATATCTAGCAAACTTGCACTTAAATACTAATGGAAATTTTGCAGCTTCATGTTCATGAtggaagaagggagaaattGGACGGCTTCATGAAGACATTAATTAAATCACCGCCTTTTGATGGAAACTATGGTGTATATGCTCTGGACTGTGAGACGGTATGAGCAACCTAAAAAGTTTGGTTCAGTTAATAGAAAACTATATTGCTGTTTATGAAGCAATTTCCTAGCTGTAGTAGTTTGGAACTCATGTCTCTGAGGTCTGCAGAACTCTGACTAGTAACTCTACATGACTAGACCTTCAGTCTTACTAGTCACTCTACGTGACTAAACCTTTAATGTTGAATATGTAGTGAGCAAAATCGTTTGGATCTGTTGAGTTGGTAGCCAGTTCTGCTTTCTGTACAACTTACATAATGTAAGGAAATGTCATTGCTGTGTAAATGCTcgttaaatttacttttttctttagtgttaCACAACCCACGGCTTGGAACTAACTAGAGTGACAGTGGTCGATGCCAAGCTACAGGTTGTCTATGATACGTTTGTTAAACCAGATGGTAAAGTTGTAGACTACGATATAAGGTATGCTAATTAGTCTATAGTACTTCAGGATTAGACTTAATAAATTGGCAGATAACTGTATAAGAAGAAACATGCCTCTCTTAAATGTCTATTTCTAGTAACATAAATCAAAGACCTTCAGTCAGGAATGAGGCTTTTGTTCTTACAAGCTCAATTaagaatgatttttctctttgcctagttcaatttatttttttccacatttgaagactttttctcccttcctccaaaaaaaaaaaaaaaaaaattaagttaaaccTCCCAGAACTTGCTAAATTCCCTAAGGGGTTAGaagcaaatgcaaatttcaTCTATAAATGTTGTCTCACAGAAAAGCAGTATAGTCATAAGCCATGCATTGAGACCATCAGACTGTACAGCTTAACAAGATTTGGCTGTATTTAGTGCAGATCACTTGTATTTGGTCTTACTGTTGTGTTTTGTCTTTGAGACCTGGAAGATGTGTTTTGGATTCCTATTAGTTCTTCGAAgtcctgcagctgctctgagAAGAAACACAGGTTTTGAGCCTCACTGTAAAAGAAGTTGGAGGAGAACCAACATAATGTGTTCCTACTTCAACAGCAATATTTGTTTGCTCAGAATCCTGTCTATGGTCCATGCTTAAACAGGCTCAGTGGCTCATAGTGGCAGAGCTGAGTTAATATCACCTAGCTTAGTTTATCTTACTCTATCTAggtgaaaaggaagagaatgaaaaaatgcCTTATGTTGACTTCAATGTTGTGTGGTTTCAAAGCTGGCTAGTGTTAACTTGAGATGCTGGGGGAATGACCACTGTAAACTTAGTTCTTCTAGATATTTCTTAGTGTCTCTGTTAATGAACCTCATCTAAATCTGACTTTAGACTCTCTGGAGCAACGGAGAATGATCTGAAGGATACCACAACATCTCTTCGAGATGTACAGGCAATACTGCTAAACTTGTTCAGTGCAGAGACGATTTTAATTGGACACTGCTTAGAAAATAACTTATTTGTTCTCAaggtaaaataatttgtttgaaGCCAATTTTAAGAGGTGACTACTTGTCTTTACTGTGTtctaattaatttcaaaagggaaaagaatgtTGCATTTCAGCAGATCAAcaagtatgaaaaaaagaatgaaatgtacttgatttttaaatgatagCTGTATTAAAGGTAATACTAcattcagagaaggaagagctgtATATACAAACACAGTATGGTAGAGATTCTGACATTTGGGCTTCCTGCTTTGCTGTTCTGTGCTTCTAGCTATGCAACCATACATCACCagtttatggttggacttgatgatcttaaaggtcttttccaacctatacgattctgtgtgattctgtgaataatACTGCCTTTATTTCAGAATTCACAGAAACCTAGAATTGTAAGTTTTCTGATCTTGCTGAACTCATGCTGGCAAATGCATAAAAGGGAGTAACAATTCAGGTAATACTAAGGTATTGCTCTTAGGCTCTGTAAACAATTATGCTGCCTGTCAGGTTTACCTTAGGTACCAGAAATGCATGGATTATGCTATTAAATATCAAAGGCAGCAATATTCCGTAAGAAACAACCATCTGCTCAGGAAGGCTCGGGGGGGCTATTATGaatgtctataaatacctgaagggagggatGAACAAGgctgagccaggctcttttcagtggttcCCCATgccaggacaagaggcagtgtGCACAGACTGAACCACAGGcggttccctctgaacatcaggaaacactttttcactgtgagggtgaccaagcactaTCACAGGTTctccagagaggttgtggagtctccatccttggaaatgCTCAAAAGCCATCTAGACCCATTTCTGGGCAGCTGGCTCTcagtggccctgcttgagcagggagtttggacaagatgacttccagaggtcccttccaacctcaatcatTCTGTGATTATTACTAATGAAGGAATTAGAATTTAGCCTTGATAGGCTTCCCTGCTAGTGATATCTAAAGGCCAAAGCAAATGAGACTTTGCAGTATGGTATTGGCTAGCTAAAACCAGAATTAATCATGTTcactgtatatatataaaactaatGAATAAATGTCAATGCAGTGTACAGAAGTCACTGCAAAGCACAATTTTTCCACAGTTCTTGCCCCACAGTTTGCCATTCAGTAATGAACAGAGGAATACAGGACAGATGACATAGTGTTTTGGCATATTATTGACAAAGGAAATGGTATTTAGATGCTAGATGagatttctttaataaataaaagaggtGCAGGACTGTAGCCGGATGTGTAATCATTACTGTGGCTTCTGCTCTTTTCCAGCTAATTCATGACACAGTAGTGGACACATCAGTAGTGTTTCCTCATCGGCTAGGTTTGCCTCACAAAAGAGCACTTAGAAATCTGATGGCTGACTACCTCAGACGAATTCGTCAAGATGATGGTAAGAATGTGGGTTCTTATTAAGGAATAGGTATATTTCATCATGAAACGGGAGACAGGAGTAAcgcagaaaactgaaaaggtaGTAATACACTCACTGTCATTTAAAGCTTTGTCTTGGATACCTTTCCTTCAATAGTATAGTAAATGCAGAGGATATACCTGAAGGGCAAGATGGTTGGTGTTGTGTTTTAACCAAGCAGATACAGGTGCTTTTCAGCTGGGGTTTTCAGTAGTAAAATTATGGTAAATTTCTTGGCTGGCTGTCAAAGACAAATCAATAAATCTATTCTATAGTGTGCATATAATACTTATGAAACATTGCATTTGACAGATGTATTTTGCCTTGCCCATGCTGTtctaaataattgtttttaatctgaTCATGGAACAAATTAAATTGAGTAGCTAATAAACTGGCAGattcatatttgcttttatcAGTGAAGCCTTCTGGACAACAAATAATACTCTATTCTCCTAACATATCTTCATTGCCCAGGGAATACATAAATGGTCACACTGAGCAAAGTTTGATGGCCTTTGATACCCAATGAAGTAGCTAAATACTGCATCTCAAAGCTTACAATATCCGCTGGCTTCCTTTGCTCTGACAGTCTGATGCATAGCACTGCAGTGGGGGTAAGGGGAATGTCAAAAGTTATTTCTACAGACTTTACGATGGCTATCTCAAATAGCCAAAAGTTTGCCTTTAGCAGGCTCTTCTGCTTAAGTTTGGATTTAATCATTCTTTGTTGATCACCACTGAGCTTTTAAAATCCAAGCTTAACCTGTAGAGCTAGGTAGCTGCCACTTctagaaaaaatggaaa harbors:
- the LOC140651473 gene encoding RNA exonuclease 1 homolog produces the protein MDKALIEEQSVYDRCGSKKMYLNFAVKTLKKLRDHAFTGGALYELLKDYLLTEEQLDENNFPRPNPEKSGGAILTGVVKNAAYDALKRVCCRCGEVYAVTSSGEYRRKEECNYHSGRVLEQKVPGGMEKHYSCCERIVGSAGCQIAKLHVHDGRREKLDGFMKTLIKSPPFDGNYGVYALDCETCYTTHGLELTRVTVVDAKLQVVYDTFVKPDGKVVDYDIRLSGATENDLKDTTTSLRDVQAILLNLFSAETILIGHCLENNLFVLKLIHDTVVDTSVVFPHRLGLPHKRALRNLMADYLRRIRQDDVDGHNSREDAIACMELILWKVKEDNKRKKW